Proteins encoded within one genomic window of Brachybacterium sp. P6-10-X1:
- a CDS encoding BCCT family transporter, translated as MSQNTQTTQELLADLRSAEPRRRRRPRLGTDKIVFGIAGVLAIGFVVWGLISPTGLGSVATSALNGVMSNFGWLYVIAATVFTLFVIIVAASRFGRIPLGRDGEEPQFRTASWISMMFATGMGIGLIFYGVGEPLFFYMSPPPGTVEGSTPEAMTTGLGTTLFHWTLYPWAMYAIVGLGMAYGTFRLGRSQLFSSMFTSLFGERVSDGLGGRVINILAILATLFGSACSLGLGALQIGGGIESVGLMDDVTSPILVIIIAVLTAAFVASAVSGIERGIQYLSNINMVLAVVLALIVFIGGPTLFILNVIPNAVGGFINDLPEMASRTSAAGGQSLDEWMSTWTIFYWAWWVSWCPFVGLFIGRISRGRTIRQFVVGVLLVPSVVSLIWFSIFGGGAIGIQERAERAQDEGAMLAQVVDGVPDINFDLILFQTLETLPVPGFVTIILMVLAVVLVAIFFVTGADSASIVMGGLSQHGAEEPTRKMVVFWGVATGAVAAIMLLAGGNDPAAALNGLKNITIVSSLPFVIVMLLLCVAIWKDLARDPLMIRNRLARHILEDSVDTAIDKHDGSPFELRTVETLVEVSPGDAERLETRDASRKQGRDGSSDGSAPSAGASADPSAAGSDSAGPTDGTGPAR; from the coding sequence ATGAGCCAGAACACACAAACCACCCAGGAGCTCCTCGCGGATCTCCGCAGCGCAGAACCCCGGCGTCGACGCAGGCCCCGCCTGGGCACCGACAAGATCGTCTTCGGCATCGCCGGCGTCCTCGCCATCGGATTCGTGGTCTGGGGACTGATCTCCCCGACCGGCCTCGGCTCGGTCGCCACCAGCGCCCTGAACGGCGTGATGAGCAACTTCGGCTGGCTGTACGTGATCGCAGCAACCGTCTTCACCCTGTTCGTGATCATCGTCGCCGCCTCCCGCTTCGGTCGCATCCCGCTGGGCCGCGACGGCGAGGAACCGCAGTTCAGGACCGCTTCCTGGATCTCGATGATGTTCGCGACCGGCATGGGCATCGGTCTCATCTTCTACGGGGTCGGCGAGCCGCTGTTCTTCTACATGTCCCCGCCGCCGGGCACCGTCGAGGGCTCGACCCCGGAGGCCATGACCACCGGGCTCGGCACGACGCTGTTCCACTGGACCCTGTACCCGTGGGCGATGTACGCGATCGTCGGACTGGGCATGGCCTACGGAACCTTTCGGCTCGGCCGCTCGCAGCTGTTCTCCTCGATGTTCACCTCGCTGTTCGGTGAGCGCGTCTCGGACGGCCTCGGGGGCCGCGTCATCAACATCCTCGCCATCCTGGCGACGCTCTTCGGCTCCGCCTGCTCGCTGGGCCTCGGCGCCCTGCAGATCGGCGGCGGCATCGAGTCCGTCGGCCTGATGGACGACGTGACCTCGCCGATCCTGGTGATCATCATCGCGGTGCTCACCGCAGCCTTCGTGGCCTCCGCCGTCTCCGGCATCGAGCGCGGCATCCAGTACCTCTCGAACATCAACATGGTGCTCGCCGTGGTCCTGGCCCTGATCGTCTTCATCGGCGGTCCGACGCTGTTCATCCTCAACGTGATCCCCAACGCGGTGGGCGGCTTCATCAACGATCTGCCGGAGATGGCCTCGCGCACCTCCGCCGCCGGCGGCCAGTCGCTGGACGAGTGGATGAGCACCTGGACCATCTTCTACTGGGCATGGTGGGTCTCCTGGTGCCCCTTCGTGGGTCTGTTCATCGGCCGCATCTCGCGCGGCCGCACCATCCGTCAGTTCGTCGTCGGCGTGCTGCTGGTCCCCTCCGTCGTCTCCCTGATCTGGTTCTCGATCTTCGGCGGCGGCGCCATCGGCATCCAGGAGCGTGCCGAGCGCGCTCAGGACGAGGGCGCCATGCTCGCGCAGGTCGTCGACGGGGTCCCGGACATCAACTTCGACCTGATCCTGTTCCAGACCCTCGAGACCCTGCCGGTGCCGGGCTTCGTCACCATCATCCTCATGGTGCTGGCCGTGGTGCTGGTCGCGATCTTCTTCGTCACCGGCGCGGACTCGGCCTCCATCGTCATGGGCGGGCTCAGCCAGCACGGCGCCGAGGAGCCGACCCGCAAGATGGTCGTCTTCTGGGGCGTGGCGACCGGCGCCGTGGCAGCGATCATGCTGCTGGCCGGCGGCAACGATCCGGCGGCCGCCCTGAACGGCCTGAAGAACATCACGATCGTCTCCTCGCTGCCCTTCGTCATCGTCATGCTGCTGCTGTGCGTGGCGATCTGGAAGGACCTCGCGAGGGATCCGCTGATGATCCGCAATCGTCTGGCCCGGCACATCCTGGAGGATTCCGTGGACACGGCGATCGACAAGCACGACGGCTCGCCCTTCGAACTGCGCACCGTCGAGACCCTCGTCGAGGTCTCTCCCGGGGACGCGGAGCGACTGGAGACCAGGGACGCCTCCCGGAAGCAGGGGCGTGACGGCTCCTCCGACGGGTCGGCGCCGTCCGCCGGGGCGTCCGCGGACCCCTCCGCGGCCGGCTCCGACTCCGCGGGGCCCACCGACGGGACCGGGCCCGCACGCTGA
- the thrS gene encoding threonine--tRNA ligase, which translates to MAQIAITLDGSPQQLEEGTTGTTLFEGRTEIVALRIDGELRDLSTTVEAGGVVEGVELSSPDGLSILRHSAAHVLAQAVQKADPEAKLGIGPPITDGFYYDFDVAEPFTPESLKALEKEMNRIIKSGQRFVRREISDDAARAEEAHEPYKLELIGLKSTADEAAEGAGVEVGEGGLTMYDNVDRRGEVVWTDLCRGPHLPTTRLIGNGFALTRSAAAYWRGSEKNPMLQRVYGTAWPSKEELRAHQERIAEAERRDHRRLGSELDLFSFPDEIGSGLPVFHPKGAMIKMEMEDYSRRRHVEAGYSFVSTPHITKKHLFETSKHLEWYADGMYPPMHVDEEVDADGTVTKQGQDYYLKPMNCPMHNLVYSSRGRSYRELPLRLFEFGSVYRYEKSGVVHGLTRARGFTQDDAHIYCSREQMKEEISRTLDFVLGLLKDYGLDDFYLELSTRDPEKSVGDEATWVEATATLEQVATASGLDLVPDEGGAAFYGPKISVQAKDAIGRTWQLSTIQLDFFEPELFELEYTAPDGSRQRPVMIHRALFGSIERFFGVLLEHYAGAFPVWLAPVQVVGVPVAAEYVPYLEEVAAKLRAHGVRVEVDSSDDRMQKKIRTHTKEKVPYLLIAGGEDQAGGAVSFRMRDGSQDNGIAVDDAVQRIVTAIADKVQV; encoded by the coding sequence GTGGCCCAGATCGCCATCACCCTGGACGGTTCACCCCAGCAGCTCGAGGAGGGGACCACGGGCACCACGCTCTTCGAGGGCCGCACCGAGATCGTCGCCCTGCGGATCGACGGCGAGCTGCGGGACCTGTCCACCACCGTGGAGGCCGGTGGGGTGGTCGAGGGTGTCGAGCTCTCCAGCCCCGACGGACTGTCGATCCTGCGTCACAGCGCCGCCCACGTCCTCGCCCAGGCGGTGCAGAAGGCCGATCCCGAGGCGAAGCTCGGCATCGGCCCGCCCATCACGGACGGCTTCTACTACGACTTCGACGTCGCCGAGCCCTTCACTCCCGAGTCGCTCAAGGCGCTCGAGAAGGAGATGAATCGGATCATCAAATCGGGGCAGCGCTTCGTCCGCCGCGAGATCTCCGACGACGCCGCCCGCGCCGAAGAGGCGCATGAGCCCTACAAGCTCGAGCTGATCGGCCTGAAGTCCACCGCCGACGAGGCCGCGGAGGGCGCCGGTGTCGAGGTCGGCGAGGGCGGTCTGACCATGTACGACAACGTCGACCGCCGCGGCGAGGTGGTGTGGACCGATCTCTGCCGCGGACCTCACCTGCCCACCACGAGACTGATCGGCAACGGTTTCGCCCTGACCCGCTCCGCCGCCGCCTACTGGCGCGGGAGCGAGAAGAACCCGATGCTGCAGCGCGTCTACGGCACGGCGTGGCCCTCCAAGGAGGAACTGCGCGCCCATCAGGAGCGGATCGCCGAGGCCGAGCGTCGCGACCATCGCCGGCTCGGCAGCGAGCTGGACCTGTTCTCCTTCCCCGACGAGATCGGCTCCGGGCTGCCGGTGTTCCACCCCAAGGGCGCGATGATCAAGATGGAGATGGAGGACTACTCGCGCCGCCGCCACGTCGAGGCCGGCTACTCCTTCGTCTCCACGCCGCACATCACCAAGAAGCACCTCTTCGAGACCTCCAAGCACCTGGAGTGGTACGCCGACGGCATGTACCCCCCGATGCACGTGGACGAGGAGGTGGACGCCGACGGCACCGTGACCAAGCAGGGCCAGGACTACTACCTCAAGCCCATGAACTGCCCGATGCACAATCTCGTCTACAGCTCCCGGGGGCGCTCCTACCGGGAACTGCCGCTGCGGCTGTTCGAGTTCGGCAGCGTGTACCGCTACGAGAAGTCCGGGGTGGTGCACGGCCTGACCCGTGCCCGCGGCTTCACCCAGGACGACGCGCACATCTACTGCAGCCGGGAGCAGATGAAGGAGGAGATCTCCCGCACCCTCGACTTCGTGCTCGGACTGCTGAAGGACTACGGGCTGGACGACTTCTATCTCGAGCTGTCCACCCGAGATCCCGAGAAGTCCGTGGGCGACGAGGCCACCTGGGTCGAGGCGACGGCCACGCTCGAGCAGGTCGCCACCGCCTCGGGGCTCGACCTGGTTCCCGATGAGGGCGGCGCCGCGTTCTACGGTCCCAAGATCTCCGTGCAGGCCAAGGACGCGATCGGCCGCACCTGGCAGCTCTCGACCATCCAGCTGGACTTCTTCGAGCCCGAGCTGTTCGAGCTGGAGTACACCGCGCCCGACGGATCGCGGCAGCGCCCCGTGATGATCCACCGCGCCCTGTTCGGATCCATCGAGCGCTTCTTCGGCGTGCTGCTGGAGCACTATGCCGGAGCGTTCCCCGTATGGCTCGCGCCCGTGCAGGTCGTCGGCGTCCCGGTCGCCGCCGAATACGTGCCCTACCTCGAGGAGGTCGCGGCGAAGCTTCGCGCCCACGGCGTGCGCGTCGAGGTCGACTCCTCCGACGACCGCATGCAGAAGAAGATCCGCACCCACACCAAGGAGAAGGTGCCCTACCTGCTCATCGCCGGCGGCGAGGACCAGGCGGGCGGGGCGGTCTCCTTCCGGATGCGGGACGGCAGCCAGGACAACGGGATCGCCGTCGACGACGCCGTCCAGCGGATCGTCACCGCGATCGCGGACAAGGTGCAGGTGTGA
- a CDS encoding HIT domain-containing protein: MSETDPAASPEGPEWPVVEDAGDLVGVPDDTERLWTPHRMAYIGGENKPVDPHDGEQCPFCAAPRRNDEDGLIVHRGEVSYVVLNLYPYNSGHLLVCPYRHVADYTELDDDEVLEVAELTRTAMRVIREVSGPAGFNLGMNQGPVAGAGIAAHLHQHVVPRWMGDANFLPVVGRTKAIPVLLADTRRLYADAWP; this comes from the coding sequence GTGAGCGAGACGGACCCTGCAGCCTCTCCGGAAGGACCCGAGTGGCCTGTCGTCGAGGACGCCGGTGACCTCGTCGGCGTCCCCGACGACACCGAGCGCCTGTGGACCCCGCACCGGATGGCCTACATCGGCGGGGAGAACAAACCCGTCGACCCGCACGACGGGGAGCAGTGCCCGTTCTGCGCGGCACCGCGTCGCAACGACGAGGACGGCCTCATCGTCCACCGCGGCGAGGTCTCCTACGTCGTGCTGAACCTCTACCCGTACAACTCCGGCCACCTGCTCGTGTGCCCGTACCGGCACGTCGCCGATTACACGGAGCTCGATGACGACGAGGTGCTTGAGGTCGCCGAGCTGACCCGGACCGCGATGCGCGTCATCCGCGAGGTCTCCGGCCCCGCCGGGTTCAACCTGGGCATGAACCAGGGTCCGGTGGCGGGGGCGGGAATCGCCGCGCACCTGCACCAGCACGTCGTCCCGCGCTGGATGGGCGACGCGAACTTCCTGCCCGTCGTCGGCCGGACCAAGGCGATCCCGGTCCTGCTGGCCGACACCCGACGGCTCTACGCCGACGCCTGGCCCTGA
- a CDS encoding PrsW family intramembrane metalloprotease → MSTTGAPPRPGPAASGPTDAGYGYDVDRPDPHAPGRMDGTGPRRTRRSRPWPRWVLFGLSFLALAGGAVLLYAFVILPLGFGTSLVAFTAALVPVAIILGAVWWIDRYTPQPRISLIYAFIWGAVGSVALTFVIGAPFTAWISPSEPDQITAQFLGAAVQAPVVEEAMKSAGLIGLLIWGRRYIAGPIDGVVYAALIGGGFAFTENILYFGNSFHQAQAAGEVAGFWQTFFLRGILSPFAHVSFTGLCGLGLGIAAERRSVMLYFGLGAGGLSLGMILHALWNGSSFFLPVDPENPLAGFLRYYVTVQVPIFLILVGLVLFLRLRERKILRRQLSEYGRAGWFAPAEVDLLVAMGARRRAEKWAGRHGAVARMGMRDLIRAAVELGMERHSVLHGKPSARTRRRESELLERITADRRLIGALTAPVVRG, encoded by the coding sequence ATGAGCACGACAGGAGCCCCTCCGCGCCCCGGCCCGGCCGCGTCCGGCCCGACGGACGCCGGCTACGGCTACGACGTCGACCGTCCCGACCCGCACGCCCCCGGGCGGATGGACGGGACCGGTCCGCGGCGCACGCGCCGGTCCCGGCCCTGGCCCCGCTGGGTGCTGTTCGGCCTGTCGTTCCTCGCCCTCGCCGGGGGCGCCGTGCTGCTGTACGCCTTCGTCATCCTGCCGCTCGGCTTCGGGACCTCGCTGGTGGCGTTCACCGCCGCCCTGGTCCCGGTCGCGATCATCCTGGGCGCCGTGTGGTGGATCGACCGCTACACCCCGCAACCGCGCATCTCGCTGATCTACGCCTTCATCTGGGGCGCCGTGGGCTCGGTGGCGCTGACATTCGTCATCGGCGCGCCGTTCACGGCCTGGATCAGCCCCAGCGAGCCCGATCAGATCACGGCCCAGTTCCTCGGGGCCGCGGTCCAGGCGCCGGTGGTCGAGGAGGCCATGAAATCCGCCGGACTGATCGGCCTGCTGATCTGGGGCCGCCGGTACATCGCCGGACCCATCGACGGCGTGGTCTACGCGGCGCTGATCGGCGGGGGCTTCGCCTTCACCGAGAACATCCTCTACTTCGGCAACTCCTTCCACCAGGCACAGGCCGCCGGCGAGGTCGCCGGGTTCTGGCAGACCTTCTTCCTGCGCGGCATCCTCTCGCCCTTCGCGCACGTATCCTTCACCGGCCTGTGCGGGCTCGGGCTGGGCATCGCGGCCGAGCGACGCTCCGTGATGCTCTACTTCGGACTCGGCGCCGGCGGACTCTCCCTGGGCATGATCCTGCACGCCCTGTGGAACGGCTCGAGCTTCTTCCTCCCCGTCGACCCCGAGAACCCCCTGGCGGGATTCCTGCGCTACTACGTCACGGTGCAGGTGCCGATCTTCCTGATCCTGGTCGGGCTCGTGCTGTTCCTGCGTCTGCGGGAGCGAAAGATCCTGCGCCGACAGCTGTCCGAGTACGGGCGGGCCGGCTGGTTCGCGCCGGCCGAGGTCGACCTGCTCGTGGCGATGGGAGCACGGCGCCGCGCGGAGAAGTGGGCGGGCCGTCACGGCGCCGTCGCCCGGATGGGGATGCGCGACCTGATCCGGGCCGCCGTCGAACTGGGCATGGAGCGCCACAGCGTGCTGCACGGGAAGCCCTCGGCCCGCACCCGCCGGCGCGAGAGCGAGCTGCTCGAACGGATCACCGCCGACCGTCGGTTGATCGGGGCGCTGACGGCCCCCGTCGTCCGCGGCTGA
- a CDS encoding YebC/PmpR family DNA-binding transcriptional regulator, protein MSGHSKWATTKHKKAVIDAKRGKLFAKLVKNIEVAARMGGPDPAGNPTLYDAIQKAKKTSVPNDNIDRAVKRGGGLDGGGVEYETLMYEGYAPGGVAVLVECLTDNKNRAVSEVRLAFNRGGGNMADSGSVSYLFERRGVVTVPKGDLTEDSLLEVVLDSGAEEITDEGDSFEILSEATDVVAVRTALQEADIDYDSAEAQFVPTMRTPVDLDGARKALNLIDALEDSDDVQNVYSNLDVPEDVAAQLAEAG, encoded by the coding sequence ATGTCAGGGCACTCCAAGTGGGCGACCACCAAGCACAAGAAGGCCGTCATCGATGCCAAGCGCGGCAAGCTGTTCGCCAAGCTGGTCAAGAACATCGAGGTGGCAGCACGCATGGGCGGCCCTGACCCAGCAGGAAACCCCACTCTCTACGACGCCATCCAGAAGGCGAAGAAGACCTCGGTCCCCAATGACAACATCGACCGCGCCGTCAAGCGCGGCGGGGGCCTCGACGGCGGCGGCGTCGAGTACGAGACCCTGATGTACGAGGGGTACGCACCCGGCGGTGTCGCCGTACTCGTCGAGTGCCTCACCGACAACAAGAACCGTGCGGTCTCCGAGGTGCGGCTGGCCTTCAACCGGGGCGGCGGCAACATGGCCGACTCCGGGTCCGTGTCCTACCTCTTCGAGCGCAGGGGAGTGGTGACGGTGCCCAAGGGCGATCTCACCGAGGACAGCCTGCTCGAGGTGGTCCTGGACTCCGGTGCCGAGGAGATCACCGACGAGGGCGATTCCTTCGAGATCCTCTCCGAGGCCACCGACGTGGTCGCCGTGCGCACCGCGCTGCAGGAGGCCGATATCGACTACGACAGCGCCGAGGCGCAGTTCGTCCCCACCATGCGCACCCCCGTCGACCTCGACGGCGCCCGGAAGGCGCTGAACCTGATCGACGCGCTCGAGGACAGCGACGACGTCCAGAACGTCTACTCCAACCTCGACGTCCCCGAGGACGTCGCCGC